The Psychrobacter arenosus region GAGATGCTGTCGCTATTGGCCAATGGTTATGCTGAAGCGCTAGCCGAGCAAGTCCAGTCGACGGCGAACCCGCAAGAGTTGGTCATCTTTGGCGCGGCTTATAAAGGCATTCCTTTCGTAGCGGCAACCGCCCAAGCTTTATGGATAAACCATGGTATCAATGCCAAATGGGGTTATAACCGTAAAGAAGTCAAAGCGCATGGCGAAGGTGGCAATCTGGTCGGTGCTGATGTCAGTGGCAAAGCGGTTTGGGTATTGGACGATGTCATTACGGCAGGCACAGCAATGCGTGAAGTCATTGAGCTGTTGCAAGGAGCAGGTGCCACAGTAGCGGGTGTGATTGTCGCTTTAGACCGTAAAGAAAAAGGCTTACAAGAGCAGTCTGCTATCCAAGAATTGGCAGCTCAGTTAAACGTACCCGTTAAAGCCTTAGTTGATATCGATGATTTGATTACTTATATCGAGACTAGCGGCGATGCGACCCAATTGGCGAAGATGCGTCACTACCGTGAGCAATACGGCGTTTAATAGAAAAATATTCTAATTCCCTTTATCCCATCTACCTGATTGCAAGAGTCTTTTATGAGTGCAGATCTTAAGTCGTTACACACCAAGCCATTAAACATCTTGGTTATCATGGATCCAATCGAATACGTCAATTATAAAAAAGACACGACCCTAGCGATGATGTGGTCAGCGTCAGATCGTGGTCATACGCTAGGTTACTGTCAGCAGCACGATTTGTGGTTGGATAAGGGGCAATTGATGGTAGATGCGCAGGCGATTACTGTGCGCCGCGATCCCAATGACTTTTATACCTTGGCGGATAGCGTTACCCAACCTATTACAGATTATGACGTTATCTTAATGCGTAAAGACCCGCCGTTTAATATGCGCTTTGTTTATGCCACTTATATGCTAGACCATGCTAAGGCCGCTGGCGTGTTGGTGGTCAATGACCCGCAAAGTATCCGTGATTGTAATGAAAAGCTGTTTGCCACTTGGTTTAGTGAGTCTATGAGCCCGACTATTGTGACCAGTAAGCAAGCCCATATTCGCAAGTTCATCGCTGAGCAGCAGGATGTGATTGTTAAGCCATTAGATGGGATGGGCGGTACCGGTATTTTTCGCTTGACTGAAGGTAGCCCGAATATTGGTGCCACGTTAGAGATGCTAACCGAGCTTGAGACTTTGCCTATTATGGCGCAGCGTTATCTGCCTGAAATTGTTGAAGGCGATAAGCGAGTCTTAATTGTCGATGGCGAAGTCGTCGATTATTCATTAGCGCGTATTCCTATGAAAGGGGAGACGCGGGGTAATTTAGCTGCGGGGGGTAGTGGAGTCGCTATGCCTTTGACTGATGCTGAACGTGAAGTGGCGTTAAAAGTAGCGCCTATTGTCAAAGAAAAAGGGTTAATGTTTGTAGGTTTGGACCTGATTGGTGCGCGTATTACCGAGATTAACGTGACCAGTCCTACCTGTGTACGTGAGATCGATGACCAATGCGGTACGGATATCGCCACTGACTTTATTATTGCTATTGAAAATAAGCTTAAGCTATAGTCAGTTCGATTTAGCGCCGATACCTTTATACGCCCTATTTAGCTAAAATTATCAAAGCTACCGTTAAAGGTGGCTTTTTTAATGGGCGTTTTATCCCCTTGTCCTAAGCTTTGGGTTTGAAGGTGACCAAAATAATCCGGTATAAAAAAGTGACATTTATTTAAAATAAGCAACAAATAGGTAATATAACAACAAATATTTTATACGTTAAGGGGGTAACCATAACTTGAATTTTTGTAAAATCCTTGTAATATGGACTCAACAACTGTCAGTTATGGCTTTTTTTCTTAGCTTTAGCTATAGTTACTGACACTTCTATTGATTTGATACAAGGATGTATTATGACTATTTTTGCAAAGTCACCATTATTGAAGACCCTTTTATTAACTGCGGGTTTGACCGTTGGCATGGCAGCCAGTGCGGCGGATCAGCTGCACAATACTAAGTGGACCACTTATAACGATAAAAACCAGCCGGATTCCGTGCTGCAATTTGTTGAAAATAATGGCGTATTGTCGGCTAAGATTGTAGAAGTACTAGACCCACGGGCTGTCGATAAAAAAGTCTGTGATACTTGTAAAGGTAAATTCCACAATAAACCTTTAAAAGGCGCTACTGTTCTTTGGAACATGAAAGTCGACCCTAACGACCCTAATAAATATACTGGGGGTAGTGGGATTGAGCCTGAGACTGGTATGACCTTTTCAGGTAAAGCTGAGTTAAATGGCGACACCCTAAAGCTTAGAGGGTATAAAGGAGTGGCGCTGTTAGGTAAAACTCGTATTCTAAAACGCAGATAGGGTGGGTAAAGCTACTCTTTAATGAAAAATTATTGAATTGAAAAGTTGATTAATCCGCTATAGTAAGCCATAAAAAACCAAGTCGCGCTCCTTACGGCTTGGTTTTTTCGTTTATCTATAATTGTAAAAGGCTACAGCGTTTTATTTCTATTAACTTATTATAATGTTGTGACCAAGCTATAGTAGCCGATATAGCATCGCCTAAAAACTGAGATTATGCTATGATTTTGCGACTGCGTCCTCTGCTGCCTTTGCTTTAATTTTTATTTGAATTAGAGTTCTATAACACGGCCCATTTTCTAACCGTCTTTTTCAATCATTTGCTTTAAATTTAGGATATTCGTATGAGAGCACCGCAAATCTTAATGATGGCAGCGGGAACAGGCGGTCACGTCTTTCCAGCCTTAGCTGTCGCTGAAGAACTCAGTAGCCGCGGTGCGCAAATTCACTGGTTAGGAACGCCCGGTGGTATGGAAAACGACTTGGTAGGGCCCACCGGCTATACTTTTCATGCGATTAATATGCAAGGGTTACGCGGTAAAGGTGTGGGTCGCTTATTAAAGTTACCGAGTACTTTACTAGCAGCGACCTTGGCAGCAGTAAAGATTATCCGTACGCAAAAGATTGATATGGTAGTAGGGTTTGGCGGGTATGTCTCAGCGCCAGGCGGGATTGCGGCGCGCATGACCGGCACCCCATTAGTGATTCATGAGCAAAACGCTATTGCGGGTATGAGCAACCGCTATTTGGCTAAATTAGCGACTAAAGTGTTGCAGGCTTTTGAAAATACTTTCGGCAATAGCCAAAAAACAGCTAAGTTAGAAACCGTGGGCAACCCCGTACGCAATACGATTTCAGGGGTAGCGCCACCGGCTGAACGCTATAATATCGACAGTACGGCTCCTCTAAAACTGCTGGTCGTTGGGGGCTCATTGGGCGCGCAAGTCTTAAATGAAACCGTACCCAAAATGCTCGAGCTTATTAAGCAGCCGCTAGAGGTGCACCACCAGTGTGGTCGTAATAATGATAAGACCACGCAAGCGGCCTATGGCGCCATAGATACTAGCCAACATCAGATTAAAGTCGCGCCATTTATTAACAATATGGCAGCCGCTTATAATTGGGCAGATATTGTAGTTTGCCGTGCTGGCGCACTGACAGTGACTGAGATTCAAAATGTTGGTATTGCGGCAATCTTTGTGCCCTTACCGCATGCGGTCGATGACCATCAGACCGCTAATGCTAAAACTTTGACCCAGATTGATGCGGCGCTCTTAATGCCGCAAAGTGAATTGACCGCGCAAGGTTTAGCAGATGCCTTAGCTAAGCTCGATCGCCGTGAGTGTTTGGCAATGGCGGAGCGTGGCTATGCGCATGCCCATCGCGGCTCCACTCAGCAAGTCGCGGATATTGTCTGGAACGCCTTGCCTAAGTCATAAACCTGCCTATTTTTTAGCAGTGGTTGACTGTTTTTATTCTATAATTTCTATTTTTATCCTATTTAATGCCAATGCGTATTTAATGCTAATTTAATAGCCATTTAACTTGAGAGACCCCTATGCCTTTTGCGACTACCAGCGACTCTGATACAGTGACTGCCCAACGTGCTCTGCCCAAGCGTCTGATTGAAATCCCTGAAATGCGCCGAATTCAGCATATTCATTTTGTGGGTATTGGCGGTTCTGGAATGTGTGGTATCGCAGAGGTTTTACATAACCAAGGTTATGTGGTTAGTGGTTCGGATATTAAAGAAGGCCCAGTCACTAAGCGTCTACGAGAAGTGGGCATGGAGGTCTTTATCGGTCATGACTCACAGAATATCGCTAACGCGGATGTAGTAGTAGTCTCTACCGCTATTGACCGTAAAAACCCTGAAATTCAAGCGGCGTTAAAAGCCCGCCTGCCTGTGGTACGCCGTGCCGATATGTTGGGTGAGCTCATGCGCTATCGTCACAGTATCGCTGTCGCCGGTGCTCATGGTAAGACGACGACCACCAGTTTGCTCACCACTATGCTTGATGAAGCCGGTTTAGACCCTACTTATGTAATCGGTGGCAAGTTAAACGCCTCCGGCAAAAATGCAGCTTTAGGCGACAGTCGTTATTTAGTGGCAGAAGCCGATGAGTCTGATGCGTCATTCTTATCGCTACATCCTATGGCGGCTATTGTCACGAATATCGACCAAGACCATATGGAAACGTATGAAAATAGCTTTGATAAACTCAAAGCCGCCTATATTCAATTTTTACAAAACATGCCTTTTTATGGTCTGGCTGTAGTGTGCGGTGATGATACCGAACTGTATGATATGATTGATGATATCGGTCGCCCTGTCTTGACCTTTGGCTTTAAGTCTCATAATGACGTGCAGGCGGTCGACATGCGAGTTGAGGGCACTAAAACCCACTTTACCGTGCTGCGTAAAGACCGTGAGCCGTTGCCACTAACACTAAATATTCCAGGCGAACATAACGTCTATAATGCGTTAGCAGCCATCACTATGGCGACGGACGAAGGGGTAGATAACGAAGCGATTGAGCGTGCTCTACAGAAATTTGCAGGGGTGGGTCGTCGTTTTGAGCATCAAGCCTGTGTCAGTTATGGTGACGGCGATGTTTTATTAGTCGATGATTACGGACATCACCCGAAAGAAGTCGAAGCGACGATTAAAGCGGCGCGTCAGAGTTATCCTGAGCGCCGTATCGTACTGCTTTTTCAACCGCACCGTTACAGCCGTACCCGCGATTGTTATGATGATTTCGTTGCGGTACTGTCTAGCGTTGATGAGCTGCTATTATTGGATGTCTATGCGGCAGGTGAGAGCCCAATTACGGGCGCAGACACCAAGTCGTTGGCACGCAGTATTCGCTTACGCGGTGAAGTTGAGCCTACCATAGTAGATAAAGATGATTTGGCTCCGGTAATGCAGCGTTTGCTAAAAGCAGGCGACTTGTTGATTACCCAAGGTGCTGGTAACGTGGGTCAAATTGCCTTAGATTTAGCCGCCAACAATCTGTATTTGACTTCAAACTAAGACTGCTTAGTGGCTGTATTTTCCTAATTTTATTATTTTATTGTTTATTACTGACTGAGCGAGAACTCATACTATGGTAGCTGCCCCTTCTATGTTGCAAGATAACGCTTCTGCGCCCCTAAAAAATGCTGGCGTTTCGGCCAATGACACTAATAATGCTACTGAGCAGAGCGAGCAGCAACAGCATCTAATCACTGATCCTAGCGTGTTTGGCAAGGTCGCAGTGGTGTGCGGTGGCTTGAGTAATGAGCGTGAAGTGTCTTTAAATAGTGGTATGGCAGTATTGTCAGCCTTACAAGCACAAGGCGTAGATGCCGCACAGTTTGACCCTATGCACAATGACATCACTGAGCTAAAGCAATACGATCGTGTGTTTAACGTATTGCATGGTCGCGGCGGTGAAGACGGTCGTCTACAAGGACTGCTCGAGTGGTTAGAGATTCCGCAGACGGGCTCTGGCATCTTGGCTTCAGCTATCGGTATGGATAAAGTCCGTACCAAGCAGTTGTGGCAAGGGTGTGGTATTGCGACTGCTCCATTTGCGCTATTGACCGCTGATACGGACTGGCAGCAAATCGTCAATACTTTAGGCTTGCCGCTCATTATTAAGCCGGTCCATGAAGGCTCTAGTATCGGCATGAGCAAAGTTAACCATTTGGATGAGTTACCAGGCGCTTATGAGATGGCGGTAGCTTGTGGCGATGTGGTGATGGCCGAAAAATGGATCACGGGTCGTGAGTTCACTATCGTGATTATCGATGATGAGCCGTATCCGGTTATTCGCCTTGAGCCTGCCGATATCACTAACTTTTACGACTATGAGGCCAAATATAATCGCAATGATACTTCCTACTTTATCCCTTGCGGGCTTTCAGCGGCGGAAGAAAAGTATTTGCAGGCGTTAAGCCTATCTGCTTTTCGCGCAGTAGATGCCAAGGGTTGGGGCCGCATCGATGCTATGCAAGATGAAGCGGGACACTTTTGGTTATTGGAAATTAATACGGTGCCGGGTATGACCGATCACAGCCTAGTGCCGATGGCGGCGAAGGCAAAAGGTATGGATTTTGAGGCCTTATGCTGGCATATCCTCGCACAGACGCTTTAGTAGTCAAGCGCTTGCAATAACACCTGAGCCACTACCGATAAAAAGGAGGGGGGAGGGGATAATATTATTGCAAGCGCGATACATGGCCAGTCGCTGTGATAGCCCCTATTATCGCTAAGCCGCTACTAAGCACCTTGTTAAACTGCCACTAAGCATTGCTAGAAGGTTGTCAACTTACACAATCGTAAACTAATATGTAAGATTGTGTAAATCCCTTGCAATGGCGCAGGGTTTAACTATTGTTTGCCGTGAAAATACGGTAGTATGATACTATTTAGGGATGCTAAATACCTCTAAATAGAGTTATAGTTTACTATTAAGCAAAACTTATAGGGTAAGCTGCGCTAAGGTAAAAGCGTGTATAGATTTGGCTCTGTTTTTAGTCTGACGATTAGGTTGGTTACTAATCACCTCTCAGTTAGTTCTTAGTATCTCAGTAAGCCCCTTTTTCAAAGTGACTATTAAGCTTAACTGTCTATTGGCTGACTCTAGTTAATAGCGGTGCTATTAATAGCTGATCATTAATGGTTGTTAATAGTCGTTAATGACAGGCAAACGCTAATTTCTTAATTCAATTCCAAAATTTGATGCGATAAAAATCAATGGTAGACGGCACGACACTTCACGCACTTCCTGAACAGTCTAATTCAGAAGCAACGGACACTCGCGGTGATTTCGTGATACCGAGTTGGGGTCGTTATCTGGTCTATATCATGTTGGCGCTGATAGTTGCCGCTAGTGTTGCTTTCGCTATTCGCAGCTATCAAAACGCTCCCAATGCCAACATTTATATCGATCCTACTGGCTTAAGTCCTGCGCAATATCAGGCGTTAAAGTCGACGATGGGTGAACAGGCCTCTGGCAATTATTTCATTGCTGATATCCAGTCGATGCGCAATATTGCTTTAAGTCTCTCTTGGATTGATGAAGTCAGCTTAGTGAGAGATTGGCAGCGGGGGATTGTCATCACCGCTTTGCCTAAAAAAGCCGTAGCAAAATTTGGTACGGAGCGACTGGTAGATGCAGAAGGGCAGGTGTTTGTGCCCGTAGAATCTATGGCCGCTGATGAGCAGCAACTGGTAACTTTACAGGGTAATAAAGGCCAAGCTCCAGTTATTATGCAGCAAATGCAACAAGTCAATCAGTGGTTTGCGCCACTTGATATTAAAGTGGTAGATATTATTTTAACCCCACGGATGACTTGGTTGATTCGTTTTGATGATGGCTTGCGGGTGATTGTCGATAATGAAAATACAGCGCAAAAATTATTAAATCTAAGCCAGCTGCTCGGCAATCAATTAAGTCAGCAGCGCGATAAGATTCAAGCGGTAGATTTACGTTATAAGAATGGGTTTACCATTACTTGGCATGCCAATGCCGATGAGTCAGTAAGTAATGCTGCAGCCAATAATCCTAATCTAGCGCAAGCTGCAGAAGCACCGAATTTAGAGGGTATTGCAGAGACTGTAGCGTTAAATGATGCTGATGTGGTCTTAGATTAAGTTATAGAGCGCTTATTTGACTTATTATGTCCAATCAAATGTAAGAAAAAATGTACAATCACGGCTCTCAGTTGTAGTACCGCTAGTGGAGCTGCTATATTCTTACCTGGTTTGCTAGCGACCGGGTTTATGCTTTTTTATACCGCGAAACTAGCAAGCGGACGACTTATCAAAATTCCTCTCTTACTTTAAATTTGAGATTCATGGCCCTAAAGTGTGCTCTTTACTAATGGTTAAAGGTAGCTTTCGGTTTTTCTAATTGTCACAGTTTGCCTTTTAAAATGAAAAAAATAGAAAATCTGGTTGTCATTCACTTAAGTGCCTCTGCCGTTTATGCAGTGATTGGCCAAGTTGTGTCTGCGTCAGACATTCGTATTATGGGCGTGGGTAAAGTGGCCAGTGTTGACTTTTATCAAGGTCAAATTAGACATTGGGAGCGCCTAAAAAGCTCTATCCGGCAGGCCATTCAAATTGCTGAAGATATGGCCAACTGCCGCGTGCACAGCGTCTGGTTAAGTCTATCTACGCCTGAATTGGTCAGTAAAAATAGTGCAGGTAACGTGGTTATTGAAGAGGAGCGGGTGCAGACGAAAGATATCGTCAACGCACTTAGTCTTGCCAAGACCAAAGACATGCCCAGCAATTATTATTTGATGCACCATAGCCAGCAAGGCATTTACGTTGATGACCAAGAGGCTATGGTCGATGACGCTATCGGTATGTACGCCAATAAGATTTCGGTGATGTATCACCTCATGATGATGCCAGTAGCCAGCCGACAAAATATTCAAAAGTTGCTGCAAGAGTGTGATGTCAGCGTCGACCATGTCTTATTTGATGCCGTATCTACCGCTGAATATAGCTTGATGCCGTTAGAGCGTGAGCAGGGTGTGTGTTTGGTAGATATCGGGGCGAGTACTACTAGCGTCTGTGTCTACAAAGAGAACAAATTAATCTTTACCGGCTGTGTGCCTCAAGGCAGCTTAATGGTAACGATGGATATCTCTGCTGAGATGAATATCTCGATGGTGGAGGCAGAAAAGCTTAAAAAACGTCATGGTACCGTCGATGTGACCAGTATTGACCCTGGTCAGTTTATTATGGTTAGACCGGTAGGCAGTACCGATGAAATTACAGTCAATGTGCATAATTTGGCTGAAATTATTGCCGCGCGTTACGTCGAAATCTTTAAAGCGGTCTTTGGTGAAGTTATTGATGCCGGCTTATTTGATTATCTAGATCGCGGTGTGGTGTTGGCAGGTGGTGGTAGTGCCGTCAGAGGTATTATTCCTTTTACGAAGAAACTGCTGAATATGCCGGTTTTCTTAACCAATCCGCATGATTCTATTAGTGCTTATCATCATAATGAAGATGAGATATTTAAGCGCTTAAGCCGAGAAGTGACAGAGCGTGAGTTGCAAACGGCGTTTGGTGCATTGCTCTACAGTCAAAGTGATCAGTTCCGTTATAGCGAGAAGAGCTCGCCTGATGCTTTGAGTCAGAGTAAGGTCACCGGTTTGATGCAACGATTAAATAATGTTTTAAAACGCGTCTTATAGGTTAGATAGCATAGCTCTTACAGAAGAGCTCTTATAAGTTAGCTGCTGAGTTATAAACCACTATTTTGCGTCTATAACGTTGGTTTAAAGGTAAATATAAGTCCCTGAAACCCAACAAACTAAGCCTAGCATTTAGGCTAGCTATTGTATGATGCGGACTATTTTATTATGCTATCGGCTAACGAGCTAAGCTACGGGGCAAAACCTGCTGCTATAAGCTAAAAATTAGTGAAGAATGATTTGCTAGATGCCGCGAAGGATGCGTAGCATCTCACCTTTATTTATGAATAATAGCGATAGCTGACCGAAGGCCGCTCTTTATTGAGCACGCTAACGGTACAGCCGCCTTAGATGCGTCACTAAATTAGGTATGCCGGTCTTATTAGAGCCCGTTATGCCTTAGTGATTATATTATTATCCCTATCGATCATATTGTATGTTGATGGCAATACCCAATGAGACTGCGAGGCTATACTACCTTGCTGCCCAATGACCATCACCAACTGGAGAATAAAATTTATGTCAAAGTACACCATGTCAGATGACAATCAACCTCATAATAACGGCCAAGCCCGCTTT contains the following coding sequences:
- the murC gene encoding UDP-N-acetylmuramate--L-alanine ligase, which produces MPFATTSDSDTVTAQRALPKRLIEIPEMRRIQHIHFVGIGGSGMCGIAEVLHNQGYVVSGSDIKEGPVTKRLREVGMEVFIGHDSQNIANADVVVVSTAIDRKNPEIQAALKARLPVVRRADMLGELMRYRHSIAVAGAHGKTTTTSLLTTMLDEAGLDPTYVIGGKLNASGKNAALGDSRYLVAEADESDASFLSLHPMAAIVTNIDQDHMETYENSFDKLKAAYIQFLQNMPFYGLAVVCGDDTELYDMIDDIGRPVLTFGFKSHNDVQAVDMRVEGTKTHFTVLRKDREPLPLTLNIPGEHNVYNALAAITMATDEGVDNEAIERALQKFAGVGRRFEHQACVSYGDGDVLLVDDYGHHPKEVEATIKAARQSYPERRIVLLFQPHRYSRTRDCYDDFVAVLSSVDELLLLDVYAAGESPITGADTKSLARSIRLRGEVEPTIVDKDDLAPVMQRLLKAGDLLITQGAGNVGQIALDLAANNLYLTSN
- the murG gene encoding undecaprenyldiphospho-muramoylpentapeptide beta-N-acetylglucosaminyltransferase gives rise to the protein MRAPQILMMAAGTGGHVFPALAVAEELSSRGAQIHWLGTPGGMENDLVGPTGYTFHAINMQGLRGKGVGRLLKLPSTLLAATLAAVKIIRTQKIDMVVGFGGYVSAPGGIAARMTGTPLVIHEQNAIAGMSNRYLAKLATKVLQAFENTFGNSQKTAKLETVGNPVRNTISGVAPPAERYNIDSTAPLKLLVVGGSLGAQVLNETVPKMLELIKQPLEVHHQCGRNNDKTTQAAYGAIDTSQHQIKVAPFINNMAAAYNWADIVVCRAGALTVTEIQNVGIAAIFVPLPHAVDDHQTANAKTLTQIDAALLMPQSELTAQGLADALAKLDRRECLAMAERGYAHAHRGSTQQVADIVWNALPKS
- the pyrE gene encoding orotate phosphoribosyltransferase — protein: MQTASFSSHQFISLALDNQVLKFGEFVLKSGRISPYFFNAGLLASGEMLSLLANGYAEALAEQVQSTANPQELVIFGAAYKGIPFVAATAQALWINHGINAKWGYNRKEVKAHGEGGNLVGADVSGKAVWVLDDVITAGTAMREVIELLQGAGATVAGVIVALDRKEKGLQEQSAIQELAAQLNVPVKALVDIDDLITYIETSGDATQLAKMRHYREQYGV
- a CDS encoding cell division protein FtsQ/DivIB — its product is MVDGTTLHALPEQSNSEATDTRGDFVIPSWGRYLVYIMLALIVAASVAFAIRSYQNAPNANIYIDPTGLSPAQYQALKSTMGEQASGNYFIADIQSMRNIALSLSWIDEVSLVRDWQRGIVITALPKKAVAKFGTERLVDAEGQVFVPVESMAADEQQLVTLQGNKGQAPVIMQQMQQVNQWFAPLDIKVVDIILTPRMTWLIRFDDGLRVIVDNENTAQKLLNLSQLLGNQLSQQRDKIQAVDLRYKNGFTITWHANADESVSNAAANNPNLAQAAEAPNLEGIAETVALNDADVVLD
- a CDS encoding D-alanine--D-alanine ligase; this encodes MTDPSVFGKVAVVCGGLSNEREVSLNSGMAVLSALQAQGVDAAQFDPMHNDITELKQYDRVFNVLHGRGGEDGRLQGLLEWLEIPQTGSGILASAIGMDKVRTKQLWQGCGIATAPFALLTADTDWQQIVNTLGLPLIIKPVHEGSSIGMSKVNHLDELPGAYEMAVACGDVVMAEKWITGREFTIVIIDDEPYPVIRLEPADITNFYDYEAKYNRNDTSYFIPCGLSAAEEKYLQALSLSAFRAVDAKGWGRIDAMQDEAGHFWLLEINTVPGMTDHSLVPMAAKAKGMDFEALCWHILAQTL
- a CDS encoding DUF2147 domain-containing protein, whose translation is MTIFAKSPLLKTLLLTAGLTVGMAASAADQLHNTKWTTYNDKNQPDSVLQFVENNGVLSAKIVEVLDPRAVDKKVCDTCKGKFHNKPLKGATVLWNMKVDPNDPNKYTGGSGIEPETGMTFSGKAELNGDTLKLRGYKGVALLGKTRILKRR
- the ftsA gene encoding cell division protein FtsA yields the protein MKKIENLVVIHLSASAVYAVIGQVVSASDIRIMGVGKVASVDFYQGQIRHWERLKSSIRQAIQIAEDMANCRVHSVWLSLSTPELVSKNSAGNVVIEEERVQTKDIVNALSLAKTKDMPSNYYLMHHSQQGIYVDDQEAMVDDAIGMYANKISVMYHLMMMPVASRQNIQKLLQECDVSVDHVLFDAVSTAEYSLMPLEREQGVCLVDIGASTTSVCVYKENKLIFTGCVPQGSLMVTMDISAEMNISMVEAEKLKKRHGTVDVTSIDPGQFIMVRPVGSTDEITVNVHNLAEIIAARYVEIFKAVFGEVIDAGLFDYLDRGVVLAGGGSAVRGIIPFTKKLLNMPVFLTNPHDSISAYHHNEDEIFKRLSREVTERELQTAFGALLYSQSDQFRYSEKSSPDALSQSKVTGLMQRLNNVLKRVL
- the gshB gene encoding glutathione synthase, producing the protein MSADLKSLHTKPLNILVIMDPIEYVNYKKDTTLAMMWSASDRGHTLGYCQQHDLWLDKGQLMVDAQAITVRRDPNDFYTLADSVTQPITDYDVILMRKDPPFNMRFVYATYMLDHAKAAGVLVVNDPQSIRDCNEKLFATWFSESMSPTIVTSKQAHIRKFIAEQQDVIVKPLDGMGGTGIFRLTEGSPNIGATLEMLTELETLPIMAQRYLPEIVEGDKRVLIVDGEVVDYSLARIPMKGETRGNLAAGGSGVAMPLTDAEREVALKVAPIVKEKGLMFVGLDLIGARITEINVTSPTCVREIDDQCGTDIATDFIIAIENKLKL